One Deltaproteobacteria bacterium DNA segment encodes these proteins:
- a CDS encoding glycerophosphodiester phosphodiesterase: MNFQRPIIIAHRGASAYAEDNTLESFEEALRAGADMIEFDVRRTKDGILIAHHDRFVHGKPVSGLTYGEIEEDLRARHVHVPRLEEVLDFARGRIGMDVEIKEEGYEDQLIELVRSRFGEDGFVVTSFNDSSVRRIKDDFPWVRTGLILGRKKPDDYIETRFSEFFPMKRCRIARADFLVPHFKLLRFGFLSRARRNNKPVYVWTVNEEKKMERFARDPRIEAIITDRPDLAVRARDKTLRV, translated from the coding sequence TTGAACTTCCAAAGACCGATTATCATAGCCCACCGGGGGGCTTCTGCCTATGCAGAAGACAATACCCTCGAATCATTCGAGGAGGCCCTCCGCGCCGGGGCCGACATGATCGAGTTCGATGTGAGAAGGACGAAAGATGGTATCCTTATAGCCCATCACGACCGGTTCGTCCACGGCAAACCCGTCAGCGGACTCACATACGGGGAGATCGAGGAAGACCTCCGGGCAAGACACGTCCATGTGCCCAGATTGGAAGAGGTGCTCGACTTTGCAAGGGGAAGGATCGGGATGGACGTGGAGATCAAGGAGGAGGGATACGAAGACCAGCTCATCGAGCTCGTCCGCAGCCGTTTCGGTGAAGACGGGTTCGTCGTCACCTCCTTCAACGATTCCTCGGTAAGAAGGATAAAGGACGACTTCCCCTGGGTGAGGACCGGGTTGATACTGGGCCGGAAAAAGCCGGACGACTATATAGAAACGAGGTTTTCTGAATTCTTTCCCATGAAGAGATGCAGGATCGCGAGGGCGGACTTCCTCGTACCCCACTTCAAGCTCCTGAGATTCGGCTTTCTGAGTAGGGCGAGAAGGAACAACAAACCCGTCTACGTCTGGACCGTCAACGAAGAGAAGAAGATGGAGCGATTCGCAAGAGACCCCCGGATCGAGGCCATCATAACGGACAGACCCGATCTGGCCGTGCGTGCGAGAGACAAAACCCTCCGTGTGTAA
- the mvk gene encoding mevalonate kinase, protein MGRGTGYGKTILIGDQFVLEGVPAIVSSIPFETVARVERTGGSGWVLEDNRIEVPGYKDSKKEQQARSINRILEVMGIDAAKTPIKITFEGTLLAGSGVGASAASCVSLARALNDEFGLGLSIDEINQVAWEGEFAYHGVPSGVDNTASCYGGLMLFQLRDGRKTVEKIEVKEPIEVVLGNSGVSANTAALDDLVNREKERDPELFASRLGTITEQALEVRRCLESGDLERVGRIMTDNHGILIDMGLSHEKLVYLCDLALREGAFGAKLTGGGMGGYMVALTPGRELQERVASAIESEGFAVMRATVGGE, encoded by the coding sequence ATGGGGAGAGGAACGGGTTACGGCAAGACGATTCTGATCGGTGATCAGTTCGTGCTGGAGGGAGTTCCGGCCATCGTCTCCTCTATCCCCTTCGAGACCGTTGCCAGGGTGGAAAGGACCGGAGGCAGCGGCTGGGTGCTTGAGGACAATCGGATCGAGGTGCCGGGATACAAGGATAGCAAGAAGGAGCAGCAGGCGAGATCGATCAACAGGATTCTCGAGGTGATGGGGATCGACGCCGCAAAGACCCCTATCAAGATCACCTTTGAAGGCACCCTCTTGGCCGGAAGCGGGGTCGGTGCCAGTGCTGCCAGTTGTGTCTCCCTGGCAAGAGCCCTGAACGACGAGTTCGGGCTCGGTCTTTCGATCGACGAGATAAACCAGGTGGCCTGGGAAGGGGAGTTCGCCTATCACGGAGTGCCTAGCGGTGTGGACAACACGGCCTCCTGCTATGGGGGCCTCATGCTGTTTCAGCTTAGAGACGGCCGAAAGACCGTGGAAAAAATCGAGGTCAAGGAGCCCATCGAGGTGGTCCTGGGAAACAGCGGTGTTTCGGCGAACACGGCGGCCCTCGACGATCTCGTCAACAGGGAGAAAGAGAGGGACCCCGAGCTTTTTGCCTCGAGGCTCGGGACCATCACGGAACAGGCCCTCGAGGTGAGGAGGTGTCTCGAGTCTGGCGACCTGGAACGGGTCGGCAGGATCATGACCGACAACCACGGGATCCTGATCGACATGGGGCTTTCCCACGAAAAGCTCGTCTACCTGTGCGATCTGGCTCTCCGAGAGGGGGCTTTTGGAGCGAAACTCACGGGCGGCGGGATGGGAGGATACATGGTGGCCCTCACACCTGGCAGGGAGCTCCAGGAGAGGGTGGCCTCGGCCATCGAGAGCGAAGGGTTCGCGGTCATGCGGGCCACTGTGGGTGGAGAGTGA
- a CDS encoding DHH family phosphoesterase, giving the protein MESSSRTNGPTAMIEPWVEAVEVAIGELRAWPKNEIHIFHHNDADGLCSGAILTRAFERDGYRVHRLCLEKPYPEVLERLFEEDGQIFVFADFAGRIAPMLSGLNRGRNLTLILDHHAAREATDPRVHNLDPDLFGLKGDRDISASTTCYLFAGSLDPANRDMADLAALGAVGDEFFVEGRLVSENRAAAMEAVRQGRLEIQEAERGERYILRTSRGELPCDRFAAYLDVLGGVGYYRGGPEVAVRVCLDGFSEESDRMAGELEATRTRAFESEIARLKAGALRYSPHIQWFHVENRFSPMGVKTIGAFCDAIKNADWIDPGRYVAGFQAIPDEIPGFGPVALDQVKISMRVPAYLEGEIRRERAMGLDRLLPDATDRLGGFSDACHSLTAATTVAKGKEESLIEEMERILETHSSSPGG; this is encoded by the coding sequence ATGGAGAGTTCGTCGAGGACTAACGGTCCTACGGCAATGATCGAACCGTGGGTCGAGGCCGTGGAAGTGGCGATCGGGGAGCTCAGGGCGTGGCCGAAAAACGAGATTCATATCTTCCACCACAACGACGCCGACGGCCTCTGCTCGGGGGCGATACTCACCAGGGCCTTTGAAAGAGACGGATACCGGGTCCATCGTCTCTGCCTGGAGAAGCCTTATCCGGAGGTCCTCGAAAGGCTCTTTGAGGAGGACGGGCAGATCTTCGTTTTCGCAGACTTCGCCGGGAGAATCGCCCCGATGCTCTCCGGGTTGAACAGGGGGAGGAATCTCACCCTGATTCTCGATCACCATGCGGCCCGGGAGGCGACCGATCCCAGGGTCCATAATCTCGATCCTGATCTTTTCGGTCTCAAGGGAGACAGGGACATTTCGGCCTCCACCACGTGCTATCTCTTTGCCGGGAGCCTCGATCCGGCCAACCGGGACATGGCCGATCTCGCGGCCCTGGGGGCCGTAGGGGATGAGTTCTTCGTGGAGGGGAGGCTTGTGAGCGAGAACAGGGCGGCAGCCATGGAGGCGGTCCGCCAGGGGAGGCTCGAGATCCAGGAGGCGGAGAGAGGAGAAAGGTATATTCTCAGGACATCCCGGGGTGAGCTGCCGTGCGACCGGTTTGCGGCCTATCTGGACGTCCTGGGAGGGGTCGGATACTACAGGGGAGGGCCGGAAGTAGCTGTCAGGGTTTGTCTCGATGGTTTTTCGGAAGAGTCTGACAGGATGGCCGGCGAGCTGGAGGCCACAAGGACCCGCGCCTTCGAATCAGAGATTGCAAGACTCAAGGCCGGAGCCCTCAGGTATTCTCCCCACATTCAATGGTTTCACGTGGAGAACCGCTTTTCCCCCATGGGGGTGAAGACGATCGGGGCCTTCTGCGATGCCATCAAGAATGCGGACTGGATAGATCCCGGGCGTTACGTTGCAGGCTTTCAGGCCATTCCCGACGAAATCCCGGGTTTCGGCCCCGTGGCCTTGGATCAGGTGAAGATCTCCATGCGGGTGCCGGCCTATCTGGAAGGTGAGATCAGGCGAGAGAGGGCAATGGGACTCGACCGGCTCCTTCCGGATGCGACCGACAGGCTCGGCGGGTTCTCAGACGCCTGCCACAGCCTGACTGCTGCTACGACGGTGGCCAAGGGCAAAGAAGAGAGCCTCATCGAGGAGATGGAAAGGATTCTTGAGACACACTCGTCGAGTCCGGGAGGATGA